One window from the genome of Dyadobacter sp. CECT 9275 encodes:
- a CDS encoding sensor histidine kinase, with amino-acid sequence MIGLRHFSIVVATRIIIIILSILALLWLSHQQTNKGLIYMLGIVIISIQGSLLYQYVTKVNRKLTYFLESVRYSDFTINFRADNKMGKTFKELNQQFNEVLLAFRQARAEKEANLQYLNTIVQHIGTGLITFDSNGKVNIINSAALRMLGIYRLHQLSELQEKHPRLYELLSELTSGVRELYRTPNDQPLALQGAAIQLRGTWVRIVVLQNIQTELQQQEVESWQNLTRVLRHEIMNSMTPIVSLVGTMRMIVNEDIEKSTTDQEAVTDLKEALHTLEKRSKGMMQFVNAYRDFTTLPKPVFTSLNVTELLNDVIQLLQTDLVASGVLWKLNVKPENLTIKADSSQIQQVLINLIKNASEAFSIQTSRLITLNAYSTDSHTVIEVEDNGDGIEPEALENIFIPFYTTKKTGSGIGLSLSRQILQQHGGNLTVVSEVGKGTVFSLII; translated from the coding sequence ATGATTGGCTTAAGGCATTTCAGTATTGTTGTTGCAACACGGATCATCATCATCATCCTGAGCATCCTGGCATTGTTATGGCTGTCGCACCAGCAGACTAATAAGGGATTGATTTACATGCTGGGCATCGTTATCATTTCCATCCAGGGCTCCTTGCTGTATCAGTATGTTACAAAAGTCAATCGCAAACTAACCTATTTCCTGGAATCTGTCAGGTACTCGGATTTTACGATCAACTTCCGGGCAGATAACAAAATGGGAAAAACCTTCAAAGAACTTAACCAGCAGTTCAATGAAGTGCTGCTGGCGTTCAGACAAGCCAGGGCCGAAAAGGAAGCCAATCTTCAGTACCTCAATACCATCGTGCAGCATATTGGCACCGGCCTCATTACCTTTGACAGCAACGGAAAAGTCAATATCATTAACAGTGCCGCCCTTCGTATGCTGGGGATATACCGCCTGCACCAGCTCAGCGAATTACAGGAAAAACATCCACGGCTCTACGAATTGCTTTCCGAACTGACTTCGGGCGTCAGGGAGTTGTATCGCACGCCCAATGATCAGCCGCTGGCTTTGCAGGGAGCGGCTATACAGCTGCGCGGCACCTGGGTGAGAATCGTAGTTTTGCAAAATATACAAACCGAACTTCAGCAGCAGGAAGTGGAATCCTGGCAAAACCTCACAAGGGTATTGCGTCATGAGATCATGAATTCCATGACGCCGATCGTCTCCCTGGTAGGTACTATGCGGATGATCGTTAACGAAGACATTGAAAAATCAACCACTGACCAGGAAGCAGTGACTGACCTGAAAGAAGCACTTCATACGCTCGAAAAACGGAGCAAAGGAATGATGCAGTTTGTTAATGCCTACCGCGACTTCACTACTTTACCTAAGCCCGTTTTCACTAGCCTCAACGTTACGGAGCTTTTGAATGATGTTATTCAGCTTTTGCAAACCGATCTTGTTGCGTCAGGTGTGCTGTGGAAGCTGAATGTCAAACCCGAAAATTTAACGATTAAAGCGGATTCCAGCCAGATACAACAGGTGCTGATCAACCTTATCAAAAACGCTTCGGAAGCATTTTCCATACAAACCAGCAGGCTCATTACCCTGAATGCTTATTCGACTGACAGCCATACGGTCATTGAAGTGGAGGACAATGGTGATGGGATAGAACCCGAAGCGCTCGAGAATATTTTCATCCCCTTTTATACTACTAAAAAAACCGGTTCCGGTATTGGTCTGAGCCTCTCGCGCCAGATACTGCAGCAGCATGGCGGCAACCTGACGGTTGTTTCAGAAGTGGGAAAAGGAACCGTTTTTAGTCTCATCATTTAA
- a CDS encoding DUF1501 domain-containing protein, whose translation MKRRDFIRKSVVAASGTWLAPEFLKLTGRSIGSGNQNILVVIQLSGGNDGLNTVIPYRNDIYYRERPVLAIERPNVIALNDEIGLNPALTLLRNLYDDGRVRIINNVGYPNPDRSHFRSMDIWQTASKSTEYLNTGWLGRYLDAQCRENGVRPYQMLEIDDTLSLAMKGSEANGLALLNPRKLYSQARFAELKKLVKANEKQGVNSTVDYLYKTIIETESSAAYLHEKVKVRPGSNIYPNSELAKNLKTISELINSGVETSVYYVSLSGFDTHVNQKNQQERLLQQYSEGISAFVTDLKKNGQLGRTLILTFSEFGRRVKQNASGGTDHGTANNVFLIGGPPRNSVVYNEAPDLSDLDAGDLRFSVDFRNIYASLLKDWLGGNAKAILGERFSGLSNLV comes from the coding sequence ATGAAAAGGAGAGATTTTATCCGGAAATCGGTGGTGGCCGCCTCGGGCACCTGGCTGGCACCTGAGTTTTTAAAGTTAACCGGCCGGAGTATTGGTTCGGGGAATCAGAACATACTGGTAGTGATCCAGCTTTCCGGCGGCAACGACGGACTGAATACTGTTATTCCTTACCGGAATGATATTTACTATCGGGAAAGACCGGTATTGGCCATAGAACGCCCAAATGTGATTGCCCTCAATGACGAAATAGGCCTTAATCCTGCACTGACCTTACTACGAAATTTGTACGACGACGGGCGGGTCAGAATCATTAATAATGTAGGATACCCTAATCCGGACCGTTCACATTTTCGTTCGATGGATATCTGGCAAACGGCGAGTAAATCCACTGAATACCTGAATACCGGATGGCTGGGGAGGTATCTAGACGCGCAATGCAGGGAAAATGGAGTGAGACCTTACCAAATGCTGGAAATCGACGATACCCTAAGTCTTGCCATGAAGGGGAGTGAGGCCAACGGATTGGCGCTGCTCAACCCGCGAAAATTATATAGCCAGGCTCGTTTTGCGGAATTGAAAAAGCTGGTAAAAGCAAATGAAAAACAGGGGGTGAACAGTACGGTTGATTATCTCTACAAAACCATCATTGAAACGGAGTCAAGCGCAGCGTATTTGCATGAGAAAGTAAAAGTGCGTCCAGGCAGTAACATTTATCCCAACAGTGAGTTGGCAAAAAATCTGAAGACCATATCTGAACTGATTAATTCCGGCGTGGAAACTTCTGTTTATTATGTATCATTATCGGGCTTTGATACACATGTAAATCAGAAAAATCAGCAGGAGCGTTTGCTTCAGCAATATTCGGAGGGTATTTCGGCTTTTGTAACAGACCTCAAAAAAAATGGCCAGCTGGGCCGTACGCTTATTCTGACTTTCAGTGAATTTGGCCGTCGGGTAAAACAAAATGCCAGTGGTGGTACAGATCACGGAACTGCCAATAACGTTTTTCTGATCGGAGGCCCGCCCAGAAACTCAGTCGTTTACAATGAAGCTCCGGACCTGTCGGATCTGGACGCGGGTGATCTGCGTTTTTCGGTTGACTTTAGAAATATTTATGCATCGCTGCTAAAAGACTGGCTGGGTGGAAATGCAAAGGCAATTTTGGGGGAACGTTTTTCAGGATTATCCAATCTGGTGTAA
- a CDS encoding DUF1800 domain-containing protein produces MRVLHLYRRAAFGYLPESTLTIPQAVENLFSSQSGFTPIMQEVNEVLGQRKEMDGTSKKELREEAKLRIKRMNLEWLSLMNRREGVFTERMALFWHGHFACRTVVPGFVLSYINTIRKHSLGNFGDMLMAISKEPAMLQFLNNQQNRKSSPNENFAREVMELFTLGRGNYTETDVKEVARAFTGWGFDTEGQFVFRERTHDNGIKNFLGREGDFRGEDVIRILLRQKQTARHVVTKLYQAFVSEKLNKRRIEDLADIFYQSGYDIGGLMKKIFLSDWFYEIPSDQLLIKSPVSLMAGIAQAIPGAFGAGEQPLLVQKVLGQVLFYPPNVAGWPGGRSWIDGSSLLYRMNLPFLITGKGIGPVKGKQSGDVNDITVQQNTAADKLDWSKLVERYHAVSDQDLAEMMAADLFAVPPSEPVMQLVKSKASGETDRPKRVRLLTLAFMGLPEYQVC; encoded by the coding sequence ATGAGAGTTCTACATCTCTATAGACGTGCTGCATTCGGGTACTTGCCTGAAAGCACCCTGACAATCCCCCAGGCGGTTGAAAATCTTTTTTCCAGTCAATCCGGATTTACACCAATAATGCAGGAGGTAAACGAGGTGCTGGGCCAGCGCAAAGAAATGGATGGTACCTCCAAAAAGGAACTCCGGGAGGAAGCGAAACTAAGGATAAAAAGGATGAATCTTGAGTGGTTAAGTCTTATGAACCGACGGGAAGGGGTTTTTACGGAGCGGATGGCTTTGTTTTGGCATGGCCATTTTGCTTGTCGAACGGTTGTTCCTGGTTTTGTTTTGAGTTATATCAATACAATCAGAAAACATTCGCTGGGGAATTTTGGGGATATGCTCATGGCCATTTCTAAGGAGCCCGCTATGCTGCAATTTCTGAATAACCAGCAGAATAGGAAATCAAGCCCGAACGAAAATTTTGCCAGAGAGGTCATGGAACTTTTTACCTTAGGCCGTGGCAATTATACCGAAACAGACGTGAAGGAAGTGGCCAGGGCTTTTACGGGTTGGGGATTTGATACAGAGGGACAATTTGTTTTCCGGGAACGCACCCATGACAATGGTATCAAAAACTTTCTGGGCCGGGAAGGAGATTTCCGGGGTGAAGATGTCATACGTATTCTGCTCAGACAAAAACAAACGGCCCGGCATGTGGTTACCAAACTATATCAGGCATTTGTAAGCGAAAAGCTTAATAAAAGGAGAATTGAAGATTTAGCGGACATCTTTTATCAGTCGGGATACGATATCGGAGGCTTGATGAAAAAAATATTTCTTTCCGACTGGTTCTATGAAATTCCCTCGGATCAATTACTTATAAAATCTCCGGTATCCTTGATGGCCGGTATAGCGCAAGCCATTCCCGGGGCCTTCGGCGCTGGAGAGCAACCGCTTTTGGTTCAGAAGGTATTGGGGCAGGTACTGTTTTATCCGCCCAACGTTGCAGGCTGGCCAGGAGGCAGAAGCTGGATTGATGGTTCCAGCCTGTTGTACCGGATGAACCTCCCCTTTTTAATTACCGGGAAGGGGATCGGTCCGGTGAAGGGAAAACAGAGCGGGGATGTGAATGATATAACGGTGCAACAAAACACTGCTGCCGATAAACTGGATTGGAGTAAATTGGTTGAACGGTACCATGCTGTTTCCGATCAGGACCTAGCAGAAATGATGGCAGCAGATTTGTTTGCAGTACCGCCATCCGAGCCAGTCATGCAGCTTGTGAAGAGTAAGGCGTCAGGTGAAACGGACAGGCCCAAGCGCGTCAGGCTTCTGACACTGGCCTTCATGGGGCTTCCTGAATATCAGGTCTGTTAA
- a CDS encoding amino acid permease, giving the protein MEKNTSLFRKKSVDQILKDAHSAEEGGLAKILGVRDLVSLGIAAIVGAGIFSTIGLASFNGGPAVSLLFVFTAVACVFTALSYAQFASTVPVSGSAYTYAYVAFGELFAWIIGWALILEYAVSNMVVAISWAEYFVSMLKGFGITLPGWLTMNPVAASEAFHKLQTSGQATLTAYERLAAHAFEVAPRVGDFPIILNLPAGLVTLLVTALVYIGIRESRTASNIMVILKIGVVLLVIFAGAFYVKPENWSPFAPNGVSGVLSGVAAVFFAFIGFDSISTTAEECKDPQRDMPRAMIYCLLICTVLYVLITLVLTGMVNYKELNVSDPLAFVFQSVGLDFMAGLISVSSVIAITSALLVYQLGQPRIWMTMSRDGLLWKKFSTIHPRYKTPSFATIVTGVVVAVPALFFKMDFFVDLTSVGTFFAFILVCGGVLYLDHTGISQRSKFRVPYINGKFLIGGLFILAVGGILLYGQDTLKEWDALSASEIIEHKLLTIIFWITWATLSYLSFRYNFSSLPVAGILTNLYLMTELGSSNWLIFVIWLAIGLLIYFGYGYKKSKLAA; this is encoded by the coding sequence ATGGAAAAGAACACTTCTTTGTTTCGTAAAAAATCGGTGGATCAGATTCTTAAAGACGCCCATTCGGCGGAGGAAGGAGGTTTGGCTAAAATATTGGGTGTAAGAGACCTGGTATCTTTGGGGATTGCGGCAATCGTCGGTGCGGGTATTTTTAGTACCATTGGTCTTGCCAGCTTTAATGGAGGGCCAGCCGTTTCACTTTTGTTTGTTTTTACTGCTGTAGCCTGCGTTTTTACAGCGCTTTCATACGCTCAGTTTGCCAGTACGGTGCCGGTTTCGGGCAGTGCCTATACCTATGCCTATGTTGCTTTTGGTGAGCTCTTTGCCTGGATCATCGGTTGGGCTTTAATACTGGAATATGCGGTTTCCAACATGGTGGTGGCTATTTCGTGGGCGGAGTATTTTGTTAGTATGTTAAAAGGATTTGGGATTACGCTTCCCGGCTGGCTGACTATGAACCCGGTGGCCGCCTCCGAAGCTTTTCATAAACTACAAACCTCAGGACAGGCGACACTTACGGCATACGAACGTTTGGCCGCCCACGCCTTTGAGGTAGCACCGCGGGTTGGGGACTTTCCGATTATTCTGAACCTTCCTGCAGGCCTGGTTACGTTACTGGTTACGGCACTGGTGTACATCGGAATCCGGGAGTCACGGACGGCAAGTAATATCATGGTGATACTAAAAATAGGAGTGGTTTTGCTGGTGATTTTTGCAGGGGCGTTTTACGTAAAACCGGAGAATTGGAGCCCATTTGCGCCCAATGGAGTAAGTGGAGTTTTGAGCGGTGTGGCAGCGGTATTTTTTGCCTTCATCGGTTTTGATTCCATCTCAACCACAGCAGAAGAATGTAAGGACCCTCAGCGGGATATGCCCAGGGCCATGATCTATTGTTTGCTGATTTGCACAGTCCTGTATGTGCTCATCACCCTGGTACTGACAGGTATGGTGAATTACAAAGAGTTGAATGTGAGTGATCCCCTTGCTTTCGTATTCCAGAGCGTGGGTCTGGATTTCATGGCCGGGCTGATCTCCGTAAGTTCTGTGATCGCTATTACCAGTGCACTGCTGGTATATCAGTTGGGGCAGCCCAGGATCTGGATGACCATGAGCCGTGACGGACTTTTGTGGAAGAAATTCTCGACCATTCACCCCAGGTATAAAACCCCCTCGTTTGCTACCATTGTAACGGGGGTAGTGGTTGCGGTTCCTGCTCTTTTTTTTAAGATGGACTTCTTCGTTGACCTTACCAGTGTAGGTACCTTTTTTGCCTTCATACTGGTATGCGGAGGCGTTTTGTACCTCGATCATACCGGTATTTCTCAAAGGTCAAAATTCAGGGTACCTTATATCAACGGGAAATTCCTGATAGGCGGGCTTTTTATCCTGGCGGTTGGCGGGATACTTTTGTACGGCCAGGATACCCTTAAAGAATGGGATGCTCTTTCGGCTTCAGAAATAATCGAACATAAGCTTCTGACGATCATTTTCTGGATCACCTGGGCAACGTTATCCTACCTTAGCTTTAGATATAATTTCTCGTCGCTTCCCGTGGCGGGGATACTCACCAATCTGTATCTGATGACGGAACTGGGCTCGTCCAACTGGCTGATCTTTGTGATATGGCTCGCAATTGGCCTGCTGATCTATTTTGGTTACGGGTACAAAAAAAGCAAACTGGCTGCCTGA